In one window of Mucilaginibacter auburnensis DNA:
- a CDS encoding Spx/MgsR family RNA polymerase-binding regulatory protein produces the protein MKVYGIPNCDTVKKALNWFRANNVMYEFHDLRKLGISAEKLSEWDAKVGYERFLNKQSATWRELDDATKNSVVDNVSALQLLMEKTSMIKRPVIEDDDFLTFGFDEKVYQEHFL, from the coding sequence ATGAAAGTTTACGGAATACCTAACTGCGATACAGTAAAAAAAGCGCTTAACTGGTTTAGGGCCAACAATGTGATGTATGAATTTCATGACTTAAGAAAACTGGGCATCAGTGCTGAAAAGTTAAGTGAGTGGGATGCTAAAGTGGGTTACGAGCGTTTTCTGAACAAGCAAAGTGCTACCTGGCGCGAATTGGATGATGCTACCAAAAACAGTGTGGTTGATAATGTTTCGGCATTGCAGTTATTAATGGAAAAAACCAGCATGATAAAACGCCCGGTTATTGAGGATGACGACTTCCTTACATTTGGGTTTGATGAGAAGGTTTATCAGGAACATTTCTTATAG
- a CDS encoding ATP-binding protein, with protein sequence MKHLSKLCASALLVLAAAAANAQHKVEKLWETEPLLKVPESALFAKDLIYASIIDGQPWEADGKGAIAKVGTNGKIINADWVTGLSAPKGMAIVGDLLYVADIKDIVAISISKGKIDHKITVNEAGGFNDVSADKKGVVWVTDSQKGAIYKVEGKTATLFMDNIRGINGIKAIDDKLYVLSGKEMFVTDASKNKTTVVALEQGGDGIEPVGNGDFIVTAWAGYMYYVNTAKGTKELILDKHATEKTADIGYDPATKTIYVPTFSANSIAAYKLQ encoded by the coding sequence ATGAAACACTTATCAAAGCTATGCGCATCGGCATTATTAGTACTGGCAGCTGCGGCAGCAAACGCGCAACACAAAGTTGAAAAGTTATGGGAAACAGAGCCACTGTTAAAAGTGCCTGAGTCTGCTTTATTTGCTAAGGATCTTATTTACGCTTCAATAATTGACGGGCAGCCCTGGGAGGCCGACGGCAAAGGCGCTATAGCCAAAGTTGGTACCAACGGCAAAATTATTAATGCTGATTGGGTAACCGGCTTAAGCGCGCCTAAAGGAATGGCTATAGTAGGCGATCTGCTTTATGTGGCCGATATAAAGGATATTGTTGCCATCAGCATCAGCAAGGGTAAAATAGACCATAAAATAACAGTTAACGAAGCAGGCGGATTTAACGATGTTTCGGCCGATAAAAAAGGGGTAGTTTGGGTAACCGATTCGCAAAAAGGTGCCATCTATAAAGTTGAAGGCAAAACTGCCACCCTGTTTATGGATAACATACGCGGTATAAACGGTATCAAAGCCATTGATGATAAATTGTATGTTTTGAGCGGAAAGGAAATGTTTGTTACCGACGCGTCTAAAAACAAAACTACCGTTGTTGCCCTTGAGCAAGGCGGAGACGGCATTGAACCTGTTGGCAACGGCGATTTTATTGTAACCGCATGGGCAGGTTACATGTATTACGTAAACACAGCCAAAGGAACAAAAGAGCTGATATTAGATAAACATGCCACAGAGAAAACTGCTGATATTGGTTATGACCCTGCGACAAAAACTATTTATGTGCCAACTTTTTCGGCTAACTCAATAGCGGCTTATAAGTTGCAGTAG
- a CDS encoding glycosyltransferase family 117 protein, which produces MNYNKINNIFGWLAFAVAAITYTLTLEPSTSFWDCGEFIACIYRLQVAHQPGAPLFTIIGKVFSLLSLGDNTKVAYWTNMGSALASAVTILFLFWSITALAKKILVKKGEEMSLASLISIIGAGLVGSLAYTFSDTFWFSAVESEVYALSSLCTAVVFWAILKWDAHADEEGADKWIVFIAYVMGLSIGIHLLNLLVIPAIALVIYFRRSQKVTTKGTIWAFLLGVVVVGTVLWGIIQFTVKGAAFSDLFFVNTLGMGFGSGAVVFFLLVIGTIVAGIYYTVKPSKPAIIAAAVCFILALAVSASIIGLVVGIAVVAALEYVIKIREKRFALNTFLLCTAFILFGYSSFVMIVIRAKAGTNLNNSDPQDAFALNSYLNRDQYGDTPLLYGQFFDAQPIDQQEGATLYRRGLTKYEPAGKKLKTEYDRNTIFPRMFSDKAGHPEFYRSWSGLAQEEHPTFSTNLGFFLTWQVNQMYTRYFLWNFVGRTNEMDGQQGGIDGDWISGWNFGKDLPYSVTKSLSYNRLFFLPLILGLLGAYFHFKRNQRDAGVVGVLFFFTGFAILLYLNQDPLQPRERDYAYAGSFYAFAIWIGLAVPAIVELVSRKAANKNAAILATTVCLAVGPILMANQEWDDHDRSTKLTPHDMAYNYLNSCAPNAILFTYGDNDTYPLWYIQEVENVRPDVRIVNLSLLGTDWYIRQMKTKMNESAPLPITMKDDQFKMGVRDVLYYSDQKIQGAIELKEVFDFMLSDNEAAKVQYQSGETSNFLPTKNFKITVNKDDVLKNNVVPADLQSRITDTVKFTYPGNYVAKDNLALMDIISHNNWKRPIYFTVTAPGSVMMGLDKYLYNEGFAMRLLPLTPDTAASAQNNVNPTVMYNNVTTKFKWGNFKTAKYLDHESLTMFYPLLSRVYIDMIEGLMKEGKTAEAKLALNKYMDELPNFIPVQEAAIRKYYLAESAYALGESAIGDKLLNLIDDYLVNSLNYNYTLYKNGKTDLGNNEIQLGLSLIRGMAGTAKQSNNKALSAKFSAQLKDYAGKFGFPTE; this is translated from the coding sequence ATGAATTATAATAAAATCAACAACATTTTTGGCTGGCTGGCATTTGCTGTGGCTGCTATTACCTACACCTTAACTTTAGAGCCATCAACCAGTTTTTGGGATTGCGGCGAGTTTATTGCCTGTATTTACCGTTTGCAGGTGGCCCACCAGCCGGGAGCGCCGCTATTCACCATAATTGGTAAAGTGTTCTCCCTCCTCTCATTGGGCGATAATACCAAAGTTGCTTACTGGACCAACATGGGTTCGGCACTGGCCAGCGCGGTAACTATATTGTTTTTATTTTGGAGCATAACGGCCCTGGCTAAAAAAATACTGGTAAAAAAAGGCGAAGAAATGAGCCTTGCCAGCTTGATCAGCATTATAGGTGCAGGCCTGGTAGGTTCATTAGCTTATACTTTTTCTGATACTTTTTGGTTCTCGGCAGTTGAGTCTGAGGTCTACGCCTTATCATCATTGTGTACAGCAGTTGTATTCTGGGCCATTTTAAAATGGGATGCACATGCTGATGAAGAAGGTGCCGATAAATGGATAGTATTTATTGCCTATGTAATGGGCCTTTCAATAGGTATACACTTATTAAACTTGCTGGTTATACCTGCCATAGCGTTGGTTATCTATTTCCGCCGCTCGCAAAAGGTTACTACAAAAGGTACAATATGGGCATTTTTATTAGGTGTTGTTGTGGTGGGTACCGTATTATGGGGTATTATACAATTCACTGTAAAAGGCGCTGCTTTTTCAGATCTGTTCTTTGTAAACACGCTTGGAATGGGCTTTGGCAGCGGAGCTGTTGTATTCTTCCTGTTAGTAATAGGCACAATTGTAGCCGGCATTTACTATACGGTTAAACCGTCTAAACCCGCAATCATCGCTGCTGCAGTTTGTTTTATACTGGCATTAGCGGTAAGCGCGAGCATTATTGGTTTGGTAGTAGGCATAGCCGTTGTAGCCGCCCTTGAGTATGTTATTAAAATACGTGAAAAACGCTTCGCACTGAATACTTTCCTGCTTTGTACCGCTTTTATCTTGTTCGGTTACAGTTCGTTTGTAATGATCGTTATCAGAGCTAAAGCCGGCACTAACCTTAACAACAGCGATCCGCAGGATGCTTTCGCGCTGAACAGCTACCTTAACCGCGATCAATACGGTGATACGCCTTTATTATACGGTCAGTTTTTTGATGCTCAGCCTATTGATCAGCAGGAAGGCGCTACGCTTTACCGCCGCGGCTTAACCAAATATGAGCCTGCCGGAAAGAAATTAAAAACAGAATACGACCGTAATACCATCTTCCCGCGCATGTTTAGCGATAAAGCCGGTCACCCGGAGTTTTACCGCAGCTGGTCTGGTCTGGCGCAAGAGGAGCATCCAACCTTTAGCACCAACCTGGGTTTCTTCCTTACGTGGCAGGTAAACCAAATGTACACCCGCTACTTTTTGTGGAACTTTGTGGGCCGCACCAACGAAATGGATGGTCAGCAGGGCGGCATTGACGGCGACTGGATAAGCGGATGGAACTTTGGTAAGGACCTGCCCTACTCTGTTACCAAAAGTTTATCATACAACCGCCTGTTCTTTTTACCGCTTATTTTAGGCTTGCTGGGCGCTTACTTCCACTTTAAGCGTAATCAACGCGATGCCGGTGTTGTAGGTGTGCTGTTCTTCTTTACAGGTTTTGCCATTTTGCTTTACCTTAACCAGGACCCATTGCAGCCACGTGAGCGTGATTATGCATACGCAGGTTCGTTTTATGCGTTTGCCATATGGATAGGCCTGGCGGTACCGGCTATTGTTGAACTGGTAAGCCGAAAAGCAGCTAACAAAAACGCGGCTATTTTGGCCACAACAGTTTGTTTAGCCGTGGGACCTATATTAATGGCAAACCAGGAATGGGATGACCACGACCGTTCAACCAAGCTTACCCCGCATGACATGGCTTATAACTACCTTAACTCATGCGCGCCAAATGCTATTTTATTTACTTATGGCGATAACGACACTTACCCCCTATGGTATATACAGGAAGTGGAAAATGTGCGTCCGGATGTGCGTATAGTTAACCTGAGCTTATTGGGTACCGACTGGTACATCAGGCAGATGAAGACCAAAATGAATGAGTCTGCACCACTGCCGATCACCATGAAAGACGATCAGTTTAAAATGGGTGTACGCGATGTATTGTACTACAGCGATCAAAAAATTCAGGGTGCTATTGAGCTGAAAGAGGTATTTGACTTTATGCTATCAGACAATGAAGCAGCCAAAGTACAATACCAAAGCGGCGAAACAAGCAACTTTTTACCTACTAAAAACTTTAAGATCACGGTTAATAAAGATGATGTTTTAAAGAATAACGTTGTACCTGCCGACTTGCAGAGCCGCATTACTGATACCGTTAAGTTTACTTATCCGGGTAACTATGTAGCTAAAGACAACTTAGCTTTAATGGACATTATTTCGCACAACAACTGGAAAAGGCCAATTTACTTTACAGTTACCGCTCCTGGCAGCGTAATGATGGGATTGGATAAATACCTGTATAACGAAGGTTTTGCCATGAGGTTATTACCGCTAACCCCTGATACCGCTGCAAGCGCGCAGAATAATGTAAATCCAACTGTGATGTACAATAACGTTACTACTAAGTTTAAGTGGGGTAACTTTAAAACGGCTAAATACCTTGACCACGAATCATTAACCATGTTCTACCCACTTTTAAGCCGTGTTTACATAGACATGATTGAGGGATTGATGAAAGAAGGCAAAACGGCGGAGGCTAAATTAGCTTTGAACAAATACATGGACGAGCTGCCAAACTTTATCCCGGTGCAGGAAGCGGCTATCAGGAAATATTATCTTGCTGAATCTGCCTATGCCTTAGGCGAAAGCGCAATAGGCGATAAGCTGTTGAATTTGATAGATGACTATCTGGTAAACTCGCTTAATTACAACTACACGCTATATAAAAATGGCAAAACAGATCTGGGTAATAACGAAATACAATTAGGCTTATCGTTAATACGCGGTATGGCCGGCACGGCAAAACAAAGCAATAACAAGGCGCTCTCTGCCAAGTTCAGCGCGCAACTAAAAGATTACGCAGGCAAATTTGGTTTCCCAACCGAATAA
- a CDS encoding 50S ribosomal protein L25/general stress protein Ctc, whose protein sequence is MKSIAISGSPRENVGKRDAKELRYDGKVPAVLYGGATQTHFSVSAADLKPVVYTPDVHFIDLEIAGVKSQAVIQDIQFHPLTEKIIHVDFLALDQNKPIAIDIPVKLTGTSPGVKMGGKLVQKLRKLKVKGLPKDHVDTVDVSIEGLEVGKSVRVREINLPNLQIVSAAEDTIVSVTTSRALRQAEQEANKK, encoded by the coding sequence ATGAAATCAATTGCTATTAGCGGTTCTCCAAGAGAGAACGTAGGGAAACGCGACGCTAAAGAACTGCGTTATGACGGCAAAGTGCCTGCAGTACTTTATGGTGGGGCTACTCAAACCCACTTTTCAGTGTCCGCAGCTGATTTGAAACCCGTTGTTTATACACCGGATGTTCATTTCATCGACCTTGAAATTGCCGGTGTTAAATCACAAGCTGTTATTCAAGACATTCAGTTCCACCCGTTAACTGAAAAAATTATTCACGTTGACTTTTTGGCTTTAGATCAAAATAAACCTATCGCTATCGACATTCCTGTAAAATTAACCGGTACTTCTCCAGGTGTTAAAATGGGTGGTAAACTGGTACAGAAATTAAGAAAACTGAAAGTTAAAGGTTTACCAAAAGATCACGTAGATACTGTAGATGTTAGCATTGAAGGTTTAGAAGTTGGTAAATCAGTTCGTGTTCGCGAGATCAACTTGCCTAACCTGCAAATTGTAAGCGCTGCCGAAGATACTATCGTATCTGTAACTACTTCACGTGCGTTACGTCAGGCTGAGCAAGAAGCTAACAAAAAATAA
- a CDS encoding ribose-phosphate pyrophosphokinase, with the protein MPLQSNPVKLFSGSGSTALAEKIADAYGKDLGDYSLSRFSDGEFQPHFNESVRGCDVFLIQSTHQPTDNLMELLMMVDASRRASAHYVNAVIPYFGLARQDRKDQPRVAIGAKLVANLLVAAGINRIMTMDLHAAQIQGFFDVPVDHLDASIIFVPYIKSLGLGNLTIASPDMGGSYRARSFAKFFNAEVVICDKRRKRANEIESMTIIGDVTDQDIVLIDDICDTARTLAKAAALIMERGARSVRAVCTHPVLSGDAYETVENSALTELIVTDTIPLKRPSDKIRVLSTADLFAKAIINVNEYGSISQLFKV; encoded by the coding sequence ATGCCTTTACAGTCTAATCCGGTTAAATTATTTTCAGGTTCAGGATCAACAGCCTTAGCCGAAAAGATTGCCGATGCCTATGGCAAAGACCTTGGCGATTATTCGCTTTCACGTTTCAGCGATGGCGAGTTTCAGCCTCACTTCAATGAATCGGTACGCGGATGCGATGTTTTTCTGATCCAGTCTACCCATCAGCCTACAGATAATTTAATGGAGTTGCTAATGATGGTTGATGCCTCTCGCAGAGCTTCGGCACATTATGTAAACGCCGTTATACCATATTTTGGGTTGGCGCGTCAGGACAGGAAAGATCAGCCACGTGTGGCAATAGGGGCCAAACTGGTTGCTAACTTGTTGGTAGCAGCGGGTATTAACCGCATCATGACCATGGATCTGCACGCAGCGCAGATACAGGGCTTTTTTGATGTGCCGGTTGATCACCTTGATGCTTCTATCATATTTGTGCCTTACATAAAAAGCCTTGGCTTAGGTAATTTAACTATTGCTTCGCCAGATATGGGAGGCTCATACCGCGCACGCAGCTTCGCTAAGTTTTTTAACGCCGAAGTTGTTATTTGCGATAAGCGCCGTAAACGAGCTAACGAGATAGAATCAATGACCATTATTGGTGATGTTACCGATCAGGATATTGTTTTGATAGATGATATTTGCGATACCGCCCGTACCCTGGCTAAAGCGGCAGCTTTAATTATGGAGCGTGGTGCACGCAGCGTTAGAGCAGTTTGTACGCACCCTGTTTTATCAGGAGATGCTTACGAAACAGTAGAGAACTCGGCTTTAACAGAATTGATCGTAACAGATACGATTCCGTTAAAACGCCCGAGCGATAAAATAAGAGTGCTTTCAACAGCCGACCTATTTGCCAAAGCCATTATTAATGTTAATGAGTATGGCTCAATAAGTCAGTTGTTTAAGGTGTAG
- a CDS encoding M1 family metallopeptidase, with the protein MRLKMFTGLSLVIIGVTTATAQRPTLQTDPNAPATKYDYHETFGPNFYTKNGNEYRAATGEPGPRYWQNRADYQLDVKLDEEKNEISGSEILTYTNNSQQKLGFIWMQLDQNLFKQDSRGTAIVTLQNGVPVSRNWGRGQAFDAGYKIKSVKILSGAKDEKAVDAKYLIDDTRMQVFLPTAVAPAGGKLKVKIEYSFISPEYGSDRMGMMNTKNGKIFNVAQWYPRMCVFDDVMGWNTLPYSGPGEFYLEYGSFNVNITAPAKVIVVCSGQLQNPTEVWTVEQQKRWAQASTSDKTIIIRSAAEVTDPSSRPAGKSTLTWKYKIDNARDVAWGASASFIIDAAKMNMPSGKKGMAISAYPVESDGVGAWGRSTEYVKKSVEYNSAKWFEYPYPNATAVAGIVGGMEYPGIVFCSARSAGRSLWSVHDHEFGHTWFPMIVGSNERMYGWMDEGFNTFINTLSTTNFNNGEYKGAAPDFERTAQTYTRVGLEPIMSQPANLKEPNTGTLLYSKPGAGLTLLREQILGPERFDFAFKTYIQRWAFKHPTPDDFFRTIENAAGENLQWFWRGWFMNNWRLDVGVREVKYIDNDPAKGAIIIIDNLEKMAMPVVIDIKTKSGKTDRVKLPVEIWERNTSWQFRYPSTEEIESVTYNPDKQLPDYNPANNVWKK; encoded by the coding sequence ATGAGATTAAAAATGTTTACCGGGTTAAGCCTGGTTATTATTGGCGTTACTACCGCCACTGCTCAGCGCCCAACGCTGCAAACAGACCCCAATGCTCCCGCAACAAAGTATGATTACCACGAAACTTTCGGGCCTAACTTTTACACCAAAAACGGCAACGAATACCGTGCTGCTACCGGCGAACCGGGACCCAGATACTGGCAAAACCGCGCCGATTACCAGTTAGACGTAAAACTGGATGAAGAAAAAAACGAAATAAGCGGTAGCGAAATATTAACCTATACCAATAATAGTCAGCAAAAGTTGGGTTTTATATGGATGCAGTTAGACCAGAACTTGTTTAAGCAAGATTCGCGCGGTACTGCTATTGTAACCTTGCAAAACGGAGTACCGGTTAGCCGTAACTGGGGTAGGGGCCAGGCTTTTGATGCAGGTTATAAGATCAAATCAGTAAAAATATTAAGCGGGGCTAAAGACGAGAAAGCTGTAGATGCCAAATACCTGATAGATGATACCCGTATGCAGGTTTTCCTGCCAACAGCGGTAGCGCCGGCCGGCGGTAAATTGAAAGTGAAAATAGAATACTCGTTCATTTCGCCTGAATATGGATCAGACCGTATGGGTATGATGAACACCAAAAACGGTAAAATATTTAACGTAGCGCAATGGTACCCGCGCATGTGCGTGTTTGATGATGTAATGGGATGGAACACCTTGCCTTACAGCGGCCCCGGTGAGTTTTACCTGGAGTATGGTAGCTTCAACGTAAACATTACTGCACCTGCTAAAGTAATTGTAGTTTGTTCAGGCCAGTTACAAAACCCAACAGAGGTTTGGACAGTAGAACAGCAAAAACGCTGGGCGCAGGCATCAACAAGCGATAAAACCATTATCATCCGTTCGGCTGCTGAGGTTACTGATCCGTCATCACGCCCGGCAGGCAAATCAACCCTTACCTGGAAATATAAAATTGACAATGCACGCGATGTGGCCTGGGGCGCATCAGCATCATTTATAATTGACGCTGCTAAAATGAACATGCCAAGCGGTAAAAAAGGAATGGCAATCTCTGCTTATCCTGTTGAAAGCGATGGCGTAGGTGCATGGGGCCGCTCAACCGAGTATGTAAAAAAATCTGTTGAGTACAACTCAGCAAAATGGTTTGAGTATCCTTACCCTAATGCTACCGCGGTTGCAGGTATTGTAGGCGGTATGGAGTATCCGGGTATTGTATTTTGCAGCGCGCGTTCTGCCGGTCGTAGTTTATGGAGCGTACATGATCATGAATTTGGTCACACCTGGTTCCCTATGATAGTAGGTTCAAACGAGCGTATGTACGGTTGGATGGATGAAGGTTTCAATACCTTTATCAATACGCTTTCAACCACCAATTTTAACAACGGCGAGTACAAAGGCGCTGCACCTGATTTTGAGCGCACCGCACAAACCTACACACGCGTTGGTTTGGAGCCTATAATGAGCCAGCCTGCTAACCTGAAGGAACCCAACACCGGAACCTTGTTGTACAGCAAACCGGGTGCAGGTCTTACTTTATTGCGTGAGCAGATCTTAGGTCCGGAGCGTTTTGATTTTGCTTTCAAAACCTACATTCAGCGTTGGGCATTTAAACATCCAACTCCTGATGACTTTTTCCGTACGATAGAAAATGCAGCCGGCGAAAACCTGCAGTGGTTCTGGAGAGGCTGGTTTATGAATAACTGGCGTTTAGATGTTGGCGTGCGCGAGGTGAAATACATTGATAACGACCCTGCTAAAGGTGCCATCATCATTATAGACAACCTGGAAAAAATGGCAATGCCTGTGGTGATAGATATAAAAACCAAAAGTGGTAAAACCGATAGGGTTAAACTACCTGTAGAGATATGGGAGCGTAACACCAGCTGGCAGTTCAGGTATCCTTCAACAGAAGAGATCGAATCAGTAACTTATAACCCTGATAAACAATTGCCCGATTATAATCCGGCAAACAATGTTTGGAAGAAATAA
- the pth gene encoding aminoacyl-tRNA hydrolase, whose amino-acid sequence MKYLIVGLGNIGPEYADTRHNIGFMILDELVKREGAKFSNMRLAYYTEVSHKGRTLCLIKPTTYMNLSGKALNHWMKDLKIPVENVLVLVDDLALPLGTLRLKPQGSAAGHNGLKNIEAVLGHNKYARLRFGIGDNYPKGRQVDYVLSGFDDDEQPELPALIDRSIDMIKSFCTIGAELTMTKFNK is encoded by the coding sequence ATGAAATATCTGATAGTAGGTTTAGGAAACATTGGTCCGGAGTATGCCGATACAAGGCATAACATAGGCTTTATGATATTGGATGAGCTGGTTAAGCGCGAAGGCGCTAAATTCAGCAACATGCGCCTGGCTTACTACACCGAGGTGTCGCACAAGGGCCGTACGCTGTGTTTGATCAAACCCACTACCTACATGAATTTAAGCGGTAAGGCCCTCAATCATTGGATGAAGGATCTGAAAATACCTGTAGAAAATGTACTGGTATTAGTTGATGACTTGGCTTTACCCTTAGGAACGCTGCGCCTTAAGCCGCAGGGGAGCGCCGCCGGGCATAACGGACTGAAAAACATTGAAGCTGTGTTGGGGCACAATAAGTACGCACGGCTGCGTTTTGGTATTGGCGATAACTACCCTAAAGGCCGCCAGGTTGATTATGTTTTAAGTGGCTTTGATGACGACGAACAGCCCGAGCTTCCTGCTTTGATTGACCGCTCCATTGACATGATAAAGAGTTTTTGCACTATAGGCGCGGAGCTTACCATGACCAAATTTAACAAATAG
- a CDS encoding outer membrane beta-barrel family protein, which yields MKKIILILIALGFSVSLFAQTASNKITVKGITIDSTTNKALDFVTVGLIDPQTKNGKSMLTNEDGSFELTAPEGKTYQVALAFVGYTSKTITLTKTTGTIDLGRILMAATVNALNEVSITGLKPLVKREVDRLSYNVQSDPESKAITALDMMRKVPMLSVDANDNIKLRGSGSYKILINNKESALMARNPADILKAMPASNILRIEVITTPPAKYDAEGLAGIINIITKKDADQGYNGSVNTGYNTVWGYRANLNLTVKQGKFGYTGYVGFNKRDPRTSDFENATSFFSPSGSENITSIQRQTGTRTNSNHNTYTGNELSFELDTLNLFTGTFNLYSGGGNNSNIQNTAINNFATNTQSNFFTNNIGNSTWKGLDAGINYQHTFKRNKEQLLTLSYKFSNSPSTQENFITTNQGTATNYRQFNDNGTKEYTTQLDYVHPMKKLTIEGGGKMILRNSFSNSIATPLQAANDFVYHQDVYGVYNSYLLKLTKWTFKGGLRFERTNVKADGTTLDQAYNNVVPTFSVQRPLDSLNSLTFGFTQRIQRPGIYQLNPFVDNSNQQYVFTGNPNLRPAVNNSFEMSFSNTGKGSLNVTLNYTFANNTIENVNRPLGNNRIESTYANVGQNKRLGINADLNYPITKKMNINVNAQIFRVWLRGTYNGNFYSNSGYQGYIFTYTSYKFDNGLRLGTNLGFDSRYVLLQGTDNYWVSYSLSAQKEFFKGKMNVSFAANSPFSKFIRLDFATRTPDFQTTNINMNFYRSFNFGINYKFGGLNASIKKNQRGISNDDTSSGSRAQ from the coding sequence ATGAAGAAAATTATACTGATCCTTATCGCCCTTGGTTTTTCTGTTTCTTTATTCGCTCAAACCGCGTCAAATAAAATTACTGTTAAAGGCATAACCATTGATTCAACTACTAACAAAGCGCTTGATTTTGTTACTGTAGGATTGATTGACCCGCAAACAAAAAATGGTAAAAGCATGCTTACCAACGAGGATGGCAGCTTTGAACTTACCGCGCCTGAAGGTAAAACTTACCAGGTTGCTTTAGCTTTTGTGGGATATACCTCCAAAACTATCACACTAACCAAAACTACCGGCACTATTGATTTAGGTAGAATATTGATGGCAGCTACAGTAAATGCATTGAATGAGGTTTCAATTACCGGGTTAAAACCCTTGGTAAAGCGCGAGGTGGACCGCCTTTCATACAACGTACAGTCTGACCCTGAGAGTAAAGCCATAACCGCATTGGATATGATGCGTAAGGTGCCCATGCTTTCGGTTGATGCTAACGATAATATAAAATTACGCGGAAGCGGCAGCTATAAAATATTGATCAACAATAAGGAGTCGGCTTTAATGGCCCGTAATCCGGCTGATATTTTGAAAGCTATGCCTGCAAGTAACATTCTTCGTATTGAGGTGATCACTACGCCGCCCGCTAAGTATGATGCAGAAGGTTTGGCCGGTATCATCAACATCATAACCAAGAAAGATGCAGACCAGGGATATAATGGCTCGGTAAACACCGGTTATAATACGGTTTGGGGCTATCGTGCTAATTTAAACTTGACTGTTAAGCAGGGCAAGTTTGGGTACACCGGCTATGTTGGTTTCAATAAACGCGACCCGCGCACATCAGATTTCGAAAATGCTACAAGCTTTTTCAGCCCATCCGGATCGGAGAACATTACCTCGATCCAGCGTCAAACAGGTACACGTACCAACAGTAATCATAACACTTACACAGGTAACGAATTAAGTTTTGAACTGGATACCTTGAACCTGTTTACCGGTACATTTAACCTTTACAGTGGTGGAGGCAATAACAGCAATATTCAAAATACCGCTATCAATAATTTTGCTACAAATACACAAAGTAACTTTTTTACCAACAACATAGGTAACAGTACCTGGAAGGGTTTAGATGCGGGTATAAACTATCAGCATACCTTTAAGCGTAATAAAGAGCAGTTGTTAACACTATCGTACAAATTCAGTAACTCACCAAGTACGCAAGAAAATTTTATCACTACCAATCAAGGCACGGCAACCAACTACAGGCAGTTTAATGATAATGGTACAAAAGAGTATACTACCCAGTTAGATTATGTTCATCCTATGAAAAAGTTGACCATTGAGGGTGGTGGTAAAATGATTTTACGCAACAGCTTTAGTAACTCAATTGCTACGCCTCTGCAAGCGGCTAATGATTTTGTTTATCATCAGGATGTTTATGGTGTGTATAATTCGTATTTGCTTAAGTTAACAAAATGGACATTTAAAGGTGGTTTACGTTTTGAGCGTACCAATGTTAAAGCTGATGGCACTACGCTTGACCAGGCTTATAACAACGTAGTACCCACCTTTTCGGTACAGCGCCCGTTGGATAGCTTAAACAGTTTAACGTTTGGGTTTACACAACGTATCCAGCGCCCGGGCATTTATCAATTAAATCCGTTTGTTGATAATTCTAATCAGCAGTATGTATTTACGGGTAACCCTAATTTGCGCCCGGCGGTAAATAACAGCTTTGAAATGTCTTTTTCAAACACGGGTAAAGGATCATTAAACGTTACGCTTAACTATACTTTTGCCAACAACACCATTGAGAATGTAAACAGACCGTTGGGCAATAACAGGATTGAAAGTACCTATGCTAACGTTGGTCAAAACAAACGTTTAGGTATAAACGCAGATCTTAACTATCCCATAACTAAGAAAATGAACATTAACGTTAATGCGCAGATATTCAGAGTGTGGTTAAGAGGTACATACAACGGCAATTTTTATAGTAACAGCGGTTATCAGGGGTATATCTTCACTTATACCAGTTATAAGTTTGACAATGGCCTGAGGCTGGGTACCAACTTAGGATTTGATAGTCGTTACGTATTGCTGCAAGGTACTGATAACTATTGGGTAAGCTATTCATTAAGTGCGCAGAAAGAATTTTTCAAAGGAAAGATGAACGTATCTTTTGCGGCGAACAGTCCCTTTTCTAAATTTATCAGATTGGATTTTGCAACCAGAACCCCCGATTTCCAAACCACTAACATCAACATGAACTTTTACCGCTCATTCAACTTTGGTATAAACTACAAATTTGGCGGATTGAACGCATCCATCAAGAAAAATCAACGTGGTATAAGTAATGACGATACCAGCAGCGGAAGCAGAGCGCAGTAA